AAGCCACGTAAACACGTACTTTAGTCATTTTTTACAATATCCTATCTCTCTATTTTGTTTTTTCGAGCAAACTCAAAACTTCAGTATAAGTTTCAATCAAATCGCCAATATTACGTCGGAAAACATCTTTGTCCATGTGTTTTCCGTCAGCAGACCAAAGTCTTGATGTATCAGGGGAAATTTCGTCAGCCAGAATAATAGTTCCGTCAGCAAGTCTGCCAAATTCAAGCTTGAAATCCACTAAAGTTAAGCCAATTTCCGCCCAAATTTTTTGTAAAATGCTGTTAATTTTTCGTGTTTCAGTTTTCAAAAACTCAATTTCATCATCTGTCGCAATGTTCAGGAATTTAACGTGTTCATCATTGATAAATGGATCGTCCAAAGCGTCGTCTTTGTAGTAAAATTCAACAATTGGCTCTGATAAGACCATTCCTTCTTCAAGACCAAAACGTTTGGCAAATGATCCTGCTACCACATTTCTCAAAACGACTTCCAGTGGAATAATTGAAACTTTTTGATTCAATTGTTCGGTTTTTGATAGTTTTTTAATAAAATGAGTCTTTAAACCTTCAGCATTTAATTTTTCAAAAATTACTGATGTAATTTGATTATTTAAAGCACCTTTGCCGACAATTTGTTCCTTACGCGCGCCATTGAGCGCTGTCGCTTGGTCACAATATTCAA
The DNA window shown above is from Lactococcus sp. S-13 and carries:
- the purC gene encoding phosphoribosylaminoimidazolesuccinocarboxamide synthase gives rise to the protein MEKTGLLYEGKAKKLYKTTDSEMLWVEYCDQATALNGARKEQIVGKGALNNQITSVIFEKLNAEGLKTHFIKKLSKTEQLNQKVSIIPLEVVLRNVVAGSFAKRFGLEEGMVLSEPIVEFYYKDDALDDPFINDEHVKFLNIATDDEIEFLKTETRKINSILQKIWAEIGLTLVDFKLEFGRLADGTIILADEISPDTSRLWSADGKHMDKDVFRRNIGDLIETYTEVLSLLEKTK